A stretch of the uncultured Cohaesibacter sp. genome encodes the following:
- the wrbA gene encoding NAD(P)H:quinone oxidoreductase yields the protein MTKVLVLYYSAYGHIETMAKAVAEGAKAEGADVTIKRVPELVPEEVAKESHYKMDQEAPIADPNELDQYDAIIVGAGTRFGTVASQMRNFWDQTGGLWAEGKLTGKVGSVFTSTATQHGGQETTIMGFIPTLLHQGMVVAGLPYAFQGQSGVEEVKGGSPYGATTLTATDGSRQPSEVELEGARYQGGHVAKLAAKLSA from the coding sequence ATGACAAAAGTTCTCGTTCTTTACTATTCAGCCTATGGCCACATTGAAACCATGGCGAAAGCCGTCGCTGAAGGCGCAAAAGCAGAAGGCGCTGACGTAACCATCAAACGCGTGCCAGAGCTCGTCCCTGAAGAAGTTGCAAAGGAATCCCATTACAAAATGGATCAGGAAGCCCCGATCGCAGACCCGAACGAACTTGACCAGTATGACGCTATCATCGTTGGCGCAGGCACCCGTTTTGGCACAGTTGCTTCCCAGATGCGCAATTTCTGGGACCAGACCGGTGGCCTGTGGGCCGAAGGCAAGCTGACTGGCAAAGTCGGTTCTGTTTTCACCTCAACCGCCACCCAGCACGGCGGTCAGGAAACTACGATCATGGGCTTCATCCCGACCCTTCTGCATCAGGGCATGGTCGTCGCAGGTCTGCCCTATGCCTTCCAGGGCCAGTCTGGTGTTGAAGAAGTCAAAGGCGGCTCCCCTTACGGCGCGACAACGCTCACCGCAACCGACGGCTCCCGCCAGCCTTCCGAAGTCGAACTCGAAGGCGCTCGCTATCAGGGCGGACATGTGGCCAAACTGGCAGCAAAACTGTCAGCCTAA
- a CDS encoding YdiU family protein — translation MDSITNTTEPFAFDNSYARELEGFYVPWQGEEFVHPRLEIFNEELAAMLGLSLDLEKDQLAAFFAGSDIPKGAAPLAQVYAGHQFGGFSPQLGDGRALLMGEVITPAGKRYDIHLKGSGPTPFSRGGDGKAALGPVLREYLMGEAMHALGVPTTRALAAVTTGERIMRTRLKPGAVLARVASSHLRVGTFQFFAARGEWDKVRQLADYAIERHYPELAKRDDAYLAFLAAVSKRQAKLIARWMQVGFVHGVMNTDNMTISGETIDYGPCAFMDAFDLNTVFSSIDHHGRYAYGNQPVMGRWNLTRLAETLIPLINPDNETEAINQATDVLADFVSDHKQAWLTGMGQKIGLSEIAEGDDALIKHLFDAMAADRVDFTSCFRALADVLRGDQGPLKALFADQSRLNDWLERWQKRLAEDPRPKADIAKEMDRINPLYIPRNHLVEAALERAEEQMDLTDFKQLLSLVTNPFNRQAGNEAFEGPAPAEFGPHITYCGT, via the coding sequence ATGGATTCCATAACCAACACAACCGAGCCCTTTGCGTTTGACAACAGCTATGCGCGTGAACTGGAAGGCTTTTACGTCCCCTGGCAGGGCGAAGAATTCGTCCATCCGCGGCTTGAGATCTTCAATGAAGAGCTGGCTGCAATGCTGGGTTTGTCGCTCGACCTGGAGAAGGATCAGCTGGCGGCATTTTTCGCCGGTTCAGACATACCCAAAGGCGCAGCCCCTTTGGCACAGGTCTATGCAGGGCATCAATTTGGTGGCTTCTCACCGCAATTGGGTGATGGTCGAGCCTTGTTGATGGGGGAAGTGATAACGCCAGCTGGCAAACGCTATGACATTCATCTCAAAGGCTCTGGTCCCACGCCTTTCTCGCGCGGTGGCGATGGCAAAGCGGCGCTTGGTCCGGTCTTGCGGGAATATCTGATGGGCGAAGCGATGCATGCTCTGGGTGTGCCGACTACGCGGGCCTTGGCTGCTGTTACGACAGGTGAACGCATCATGCGCACGCGGCTGAAGCCGGGCGCCGTCCTGGCCCGTGTCGCGTCGAGCCATTTGCGGGTTGGCACATTCCAGTTTTTTGCGGCACGTGGCGAATGGGACAAGGTGCGCCAGCTGGCCGATTATGCAATAGAGCGCCATTATCCTGAGCTTGCCAAGCGTGATGATGCCTATCTCGCCTTTCTGGCTGCGGTCAGCAAGCGACAGGCAAAGCTGATTGCCCGCTGGATGCAGGTGGGGTTTGTCCATGGTGTGATGAATACGGACAATATGACCATTTCCGGAGAGACCATTGATTATGGTCCCTGCGCCTTCATGGATGCATTTGATCTCAATACGGTCTTCAGTTCGATTGACCACCATGGGCGCTATGCTTATGGCAACCAGCCGGTGATGGGGCGCTGGAATCTCACAAGGCTGGCGGAAACCCTGATCCCGCTGATTAACCCGGACAATGAAACCGAAGCGATCAATCAGGCCACCGATGTGCTTGCCGATTTCGTCAGTGATCATAAACAGGCCTGGCTCACCGGCATGGGGCAGAAGATCGGCCTTAGCGAGATTGCGGAAGGTGACGACGCCCTGATCAAGCATCTGTTTGATGCCATGGCTGCGGACCGGGTGGATTTCACCAGTTGCTTCCGGGCGCTGGCCGATGTCTTGCGAGGGGATCAGGGGCCACTGAAGGCTTTGTTTGCAGACCAATCGCGGCTCAATGACTGGCTTGAGCGTTGGCAAAAGCGGCTGGCAGAGGATCCACGACCCAAAGCGGATATCGCGAAGGAGATGGATCGCATCAATCCGCTTTACATTCCGCGCAATCATCTGGTCGAAGCGGCGCTGGAGCGTGCAGAGGAACAGATGGATCTGACAGACTTCAAGCAATTGCTGAGCTTGGTCACCAATCCATTCAACCGGCAGGCCGGGAATGAAGCGTTTGAAGGCCCGGCTCCGGCAGAGTTCGGCCCTCATATCACCTATTGCGGCACTTGA
- the pflB gene encoding formate C-acetyltransferase, which yields MNFMSDKPIVVDPWAGFSDGQWRKEVDVRGFIQENYTPYEGDDSFLADATDRTKQLWEELGELLKEERKAGVLDVSPIPSSITAHDAGYINKQLELIVGLQTEAPLKRAIMPNGGLRMVENGMEAFGFTPDPQVHEIWTKYRKDHNQAVFDVYSPDIMAARKSGVVTGLPDAYGRGRIIGDYRRVALYGIDFLKEQKLAEKVELDDAVFDMNTIRTREELSEQYRALEELREMGLKYGIDMSQPASNAREAIQFTYMAYLAAVKEQNGAAMSFGRTATFIDIYIERDFAAGLLTEEEAQELIDDMVIKLRIVRFLRTPDYDELFSGDPTWVTEVLGGMGLDGRTLVTKNAMRFLNTLYNLGPAPEPNLTVLWSSKLPRGFKDFCAKVSKDTSAIQYENDDLMRPKWGDDYGIACCVSAMAIGKQMQFFGARANLAKGLLYAINGGVDEKSGQKVAEGLEPITADVLDYDEVVEKFEKSMDWLAKTYVKALNSIHYMHDKYAYERIEMALHDRDILRTMACGIAGLSIAADSLSAIKYAKVSVIRNEQGIAVDYKIDGDYPAFGNNDDRVDSIASWLTEVFMKKVAAQPYFYRDSTPTQSVLTITSNVVYGKKTGSTPCGRQGGEPFAPGANPMNGRDKKGFIAAGTSIAKLPYEYAQDGISWTASATPDSMGHNDNEQIRNLSNCLDGFTDAGGFHVNVNMLTRETLEDAMDHPEKYPQLTVRVSGYAVNFVKLNREQQLDILSRTFHANM from the coding sequence ATGAATTTTATGAGTGACAAGCCAATCGTCGTGGATCCGTGGGCTGGCTTTTCTGATGGTCAATGGCGCAAAGAAGTTGATGTGCGCGGGTTCATTCAGGAAAACTACACCCCTTATGAAGGCGACGACAGCTTTTTGGCCGACGCGACCGACCGGACCAAGCAGCTTTGGGAAGAGTTGGGCGAGTTGCTGAAAGAAGAGCGCAAAGCTGGCGTTCTGGATGTATCTCCCATTCCTTCTTCCATCACCGCTCATGATGCTGGCTATATCAACAAGCAGCTTGAACTGATTGTCGGCCTGCAGACCGAAGCCCCTCTCAAGCGCGCCATCATGCCAAATGGCGGCCTGCGCATGGTGGAAAATGGCATGGAAGCCTTTGGCTTCACTCCGGACCCACAGGTGCATGAAATCTGGACCAAATATCGCAAAGACCACAACCAAGCGGTGTTTGATGTTTACAGCCCGGACATCATGGCGGCTCGCAAATCCGGCGTCGTGACCGGTCTGCCAGATGCTTATGGCCGTGGCCGCATCATCGGTGATTATCGCCGCGTGGCGCTTTATGGCATCGATTTCCTCAAAGAGCAGAAGCTGGCGGAAAAAGTCGAGCTGGACGATGCCGTGTTCGACATGAACACCATCCGCACCCGCGAAGAGCTGAGCGAGCAATATCGCGCGCTGGAAGAACTGCGCGAGATGGGCCTCAAATATGGCATCGACATGAGCCAGCCAGCCTCCAACGCTCGTGAAGCCATCCAGTTTACCTATATGGCCTATCTGGCCGCAGTGAAGGAACAGAATGGCGCGGCCATGTCCTTCGGCCGCACCGCGACCTTCATTGATATCTATATCGAACGCGACTTTGCCGCAGGTCTGCTGACCGAAGAAGAAGCTCAGGAGCTGATCGACGACATGGTCATCAAGCTTCGCATCGTCCGCTTCCTGCGCACCCCTGACTATGACGAGCTGTTCTCGGGCGATCCAACCTGGGTGACCGAAGTGCTCGGCGGCATGGGTCTTGATGGCCGGACACTGGTCACCAAGAACGCCATGCGTTTCCTCAACACCCTCTATAATCTGGGTCCTGCACCAGAGCCAAACCTGACGGTTCTGTGGAGTTCCAAGCTGCCACGCGGCTTCAAGGACTTCTGCGCCAAGGTTTCCAAGGACACAAGCGCCATTCAGTATGAGAATGACGATCTGATGCGCCCGAAATGGGGTGACGACTATGGCATTGCTTGCTGCGTTTCCGCCATGGCGATCGGCAAACAGATGCAGTTCTTCGGCGCCCGTGCCAACCTTGCCAAGGGCCTGCTCTATGCGATCAATGGTGGCGTTGACGAGAAGAGCGGTCAGAAAGTGGCCGAAGGCCTTGAGCCAATCACCGCTGACGTGCTCGACTATGACGAAGTTGTCGAGAAGTTCGAGAAATCCATGGACTGGCTCGCCAAGACCTACGTCAAGGCATTGAATTCGATCCATTATATGCATGACAAATATGCCTATGAGCGGATTGAAATGGCCCTGCATGACCGTGACATCCTGCGCACCATGGCTTGCGGCATTGCTGGCCTGTCCATCGCGGCAGACAGCCTGTCGGCCATCAAATATGCCAAAGTCAGCGTCATTCGCAACGAACAGGGCATTGCGGTCGATTACAAAATTGACGGCGACTATCCCGCCTTTGGCAACAATGATGATCGGGTTGACAGCATTGCAAGCTGGCTGACCGAAGTCTTCATGAAGAAAGTGGCAGCTCAGCCTTACTTCTACCGCGACTCAACCCCAACTCAGTCGGTTCTGACCATCACTTCGAACGTGGTCTATGGCAAGAAAACCGGCTCGACCCCTTGTGGTCGTCAGGGTGGCGAACCATTTGCCCCGGGTGCAAACCCGATGAATGGTCGTGACAAGAAAGGCTTCATCGCGGCAGGGACGTCCATTGCCAAACTGCCTTATGAATATGCTCAGGACGGCATCAGCTGGACCGCTTCTGCGACACCGGACTCGATGGGTCATAATGACAATGAGCAGATCCGCAACCTCTCCAACTGCCTTGATGGCTTCACCGATGCCGGCGGCTTCCACGTCAACGTCAATATGCTGACCCGAGAAACGCTGGAAGATGCCATGGATCATCCGGAGAAATATCCGCAGCTGACGGTCCGCGTGTCCGGCTATGCCGTGAACTTCGTCAAGCTGAACCGCGAACAGCAGCTCGATATTCTGAGCCGCACCTTCCATGCAAACATGTAA
- a CDS encoding S-(hydroxymethyl)glutathione dehydrogenase/class III alcohol dehydrogenase, with product MRTKAAVALAAGEPLTVMEVELDGPKAGEVLVEIKATGLCHTDEFTRSGADPEGLFPSILGHEGAGIVLEVGEGVTTLKPGDHVIPLYTPECRECPSCLSGKTNLCTAIRNTQGQGLMPDGTTRFSMLDGTPIYHYMGCSTFANHTVMPEIALAKVRDDAPFDKICYIGCGVTTGIGAVINTAGVEIGSTAAVFGLGGIGLNVIQGLRMAGADMIIGVDLNDSKAEMAKKFGMTHFVNPSKIEGSVVEEIVNLTKKGADQIGGVDYSFDATGNVKVMRDALECSHRGWGVSVIIGVAPAGAEISTRPFQLVTGRIWKGTAFGGAKGRTDVPKFVDWYMDGKIEIDPMITHKLTLDEINHGFDLMHEGKSIRAVVEF from the coding sequence ATGAGAACCAAAGCAGCAGTGGCGTTAGCAGCGGGTGAGCCGTTGACCGTTATGGAAGTCGAATTGGATGGTCCGAAGGCGGGCGAAGTGTTGGTTGAAATCAAGGCAACTGGCCTTTGTCATACCGACGAATTCACCCGGTCAGGCGCTGACCCGGAAGGGCTGTTCCCGTCTATCCTTGGCCATGAGGGCGCAGGCATTGTGCTTGAAGTGGGCGAAGGGGTAACGACGCTGAAACCTGGCGACCATGTGATTCCGCTCTATACGCCGGAATGTCGCGAATGCCCCTCGTGCCTGAGCGGCAAGACCAATCTGTGCACCGCGATCCGCAACACGCAGGGTCAGGGCCTGATGCCCGATGGCACCACCCGTTTTTCCATGCTCGATGGCACGCCGATCTATCATTATATGGGCTGCTCGACCTTTGCCAACCACACGGTGATGCCGGAGATTGCGCTGGCCAAGGTGCGCGATGACGCTCCATTTGACAAGATCTGCTATATCGGCTGTGGCGTGACGACCGGGATTGGCGCTGTGATCAACACCGCTGGCGTTGAAATCGGCTCGACTGCGGCTGTTTTCGGCCTTGGCGGGATTGGGCTGAATGTCATTCAGGGCCTGCGGATGGCGGGCGCCGACATGATTATCGGGGTTGATCTCAATGACAGCAAGGCGGAAATGGCGAAGAAATTCGGTATGACCCACTTCGTCAACCCTTCCAAGATTGAAGGGTCTGTGGTTGAGGAAATCGTCAATCTCACCAAGAAGGGTGCAGATCAGATTGGCGGCGTCGATTATTCGTTTGATGCGACCGGCAATGTGAAAGTCATGCGCGATGCGCTGGAATGCTCCCATCGTGGTTGGGGTGTTTCGGTGATTATTGGTGTGGCACCGGCTGGCGCTGAAATCTCGACCCGCCCGTTCCAGCTGGTTACGGGCCGCATCTGGAAAGGCACGGCCTTTGGTGGTGCCAAGGGACGGACCGATGTGCCGAAATTTGTCGACTGGTATATGGATGGCAAGATCGAAATCGATCCGATGATCACCCATAAACTGACGCTTGACGAGATCAATCACGGTTTTGATCTGATGCATGAGGGCAAATCGATCCGCGCCGTGGTCGAATTCTGA
- a CDS encoding pirin family protein, whose protein sequence is MSIRPVVSTSQAVPTLEGAGVKLHRAFGFHNPEMADPYLLFDDFRNERPEDYIQGFPWHPHRGIETITYVLNGSVEHGDSLGNHGTLGAGDVQWMTAGSGIMHQEMPKGNTKGQMHGFQLWANLPASLKMTSPRYQDVESKEIPQVIDDDGTSVKIVIGEFWGKRGPVDGIAADPLYLDIFVPAGVRKRFKIDTYRNAFAYVFEGAGLFDNSSKPRGILLEKEVLGEEVNIRDMSGDRTLVHFGTGDEVEVLAGPNGVRFLLISGAPLQEPVAWHGPIVMNTKEEIHQAIRELRNGTFIRPAH, encoded by the coding sequence ATGTCTATCAGACCCGTCGTTTCTACGTCGCAGGCTGTTCCGACCCTGGAAGGCGCTGGCGTAAAATTGCATCGCGCCTTTGGTTTCCACAATCCGGAAATGGCCGATCCTTATCTGTTATTTGATGATTTCCGCAATGAGCGGCCTGAAGATTATATTCAGGGCTTTCCCTGGCATCCGCATCGCGGGATCGAGACGATCACCTATGTTCTTAATGGGTCGGTTGAGCACGGGGATAGCCTTGGCAATCATGGCACCCTTGGGGCTGGCGATGTGCAATGGATGACCGCAGGCTCGGGCATCATGCATCAGGAAATGCCCAAGGGAAATACCAAGGGCCAAATGCATGGCTTTCAGCTCTGGGCCAATCTTCCGGCCAGCCTGAAAATGACGTCTCCACGCTATCAAGATGTGGAATCGAAGGAAATTCCTCAGGTAATCGATGATGACGGCACCAGCGTGAAAATCGTCATTGGCGAATTCTGGGGCAAGCGTGGTCCAGTGGATGGCATTGCTGCGGATCCGCTCTATCTGGACATTTTCGTGCCGGCCGGCGTGCGCAAGCGCTTCAAGATCGACACCTATCGCAATGCCTTTGCCTATGTGTTCGAAGGCGCAGGGTTGTTTGACAACAGCTCGAAACCCCGTGGCATCCTGCTGGAAAAGGAAGTCCTCGGCGAGGAAGTCAATATTCGCGACATGTCGGGGGACCGAACGCTGGTGCATTTCGGGACTGGTGACGAGGTGGAAGTGCTTGCTGGCCCGAACGGGGTTCGCTTCCTGCTGATTTCCGGTGCTCCGTTGCAAGAGCCGGTGGCCTGGCACGGACCGATCGTTATGAACACCAAGGAAGAGATTCATCAGGCGATCCGCGAACTGCGCAACGGAACATTCATTCGGCCCGCGCATTAA
- a CDS encoding DMT family transporter, with translation MDQSNRAHRAGILFAILATVIFASGDAASKTLVVNHSVWFIMMARYWFHLIVALIWAATRPAGIAGALKTNHRSIQILRGVLLFTEVALIIMTFARLGLAETTTLIMVHPLIVTALAAVFLGEQVGWRRIAALLVGMAGLLIIMQPTGNIWGVGGLIGLAATSAFAVYQLFTRLVSRHDDALTSFLYAGIVGVVLSTVLGLPNIPAWEVINWPLLAMVCMSSTLAHFFVIKALTLVEASAIQPYTYLQIVWSIPIGFVIFGTLPIWSTLLGAALIVAAGLYSLHRSRLQKRISGTPKS, from the coding sequence ATGGATCAGTCAAACCGAGCCCATCGCGCCGGCATTCTGTTTGCCATTCTTGCCACCGTGATCTTTGCCTCTGGCGATGCGGCCTCCAAGACCCTGGTGGTGAATCATTCGGTCTGGTTCATCATGATGGCGCGTTACTGGTTCCATCTGATTGTCGCCCTGATCTGGGCAGCGACTCGTCCGGCTGGCATCGCCGGAGCCCTTAAAACCAATCATCGATCCATTCAGATCTTGCGTGGCGTTCTTCTGTTTACTGAAGTCGCGTTGATCATCATGACCTTTGCCCGTCTCGGTCTGGCCGAGACCACCACGCTGATCATGGTCCATCCGCTGATCGTGACGGCTTTGGCGGCTGTATTTCTGGGCGAGCAAGTCGGCTGGCGGCGGATTGCGGCCTTGCTGGTGGGTATGGCCGGTCTGCTGATCATCATGCAGCCGACGGGCAATATCTGGGGCGTGGGCGGTCTGATCGGCCTTGCGGCAACTTCGGCCTTTGCGGTCTATCAGCTCTTCACGCGCCTTGTCAGTCGCCACGACGATGCTTTGACATCATTTCTTTATGCAGGGATTGTCGGTGTGGTGCTGAGTACGGTACTGGGCCTGCCTAACATTCCCGCTTGGGAGGTGATCAATTGGCCTTTGCTGGCGATGGTTTGCATGAGCAGCACATTGGCGCATTTCTTTGTCATCAAGGCTCTGACCCTTGTCGAAGCGAGTGCCATTCAGCCCTATACCTATTTGCAGATCGTCTGGTCGATCCCCATCGGCTTTGTCATATTCGGCACCTTGCCGATCTGGTCAACTTTGTTGGGCGCTGCCTTGATCGTCGCAGCCGGGCTTTATTCGCTCCATCGCAGCCGCCTGCAAAAGCGCATTTCGGGCACACCAAAAAGCTGA
- a CDS encoding glutathione S-transferase family protein — MGLLIDGQWHDQWYDTKSSGGRFVRKDSAFRNWVTADGSAGPTGKGGFKAEAGRYHLYVSYACPWAHRTLIFRALKGLQEMISISVVNSFMGEHGWTFEPQDGVVPDPIHNADYLHQVYTAADPTYSGRVTVPVLWDKQTGTIVNNESAEIIRMLNSAFDEIGAKPGDYYPQELRAEIDAINEKVYDKVNNGVYKAGFATEQEPYEEAVVPLFETLDWLEDRLSRMRYLNGSAPTEADWRLLTTLFRFDPVYVGHFKCNLRTIGSYPNLSNYVRDLHQVPGVADTVRMDHIKNHYYASHDMINPTRVVPMGPEIDYSAPHDRARFDDAP; from the coding sequence GTGGGACTTCTCATCGATGGTCAATGGCATGACCAATGGTATGACACCAAATCAAGCGGCGGGCGGTTTGTTCGCAAGGATTCCGCCTTTCGCAACTGGGTGACCGCTGACGGCTCCGCAGGCCCAACCGGAAAAGGCGGCTTCAAGGCGGAGGCCGGGCGCTATCATCTTTATGTTTCCTATGCTTGCCCATGGGCGCACAGGACCCTGATTTTCCGTGCTCTTAAAGGCCTTCAAGAGATGATTTCCATCTCGGTGGTCAACAGTTTCATGGGGGAGCATGGCTGGACCTTTGAGCCGCAGGACGGAGTGGTCCCCGATCCGATCCACAATGCAGATTATTTGCATCAGGTCTACACGGCCGCGGACCCGACCTATAGCGGTCGCGTTACCGTGCCGGTGCTTTGGGACAAGCAGACAGGCACCATCGTTAACAACGAATCCGCCGAAATCATCCGGATGCTAAACTCTGCCTTTGACGAGATCGGTGCCAAACCGGGGGATTATTATCCGCAGGAACTGCGTGCCGAGATCGACGCCATCAACGAGAAAGTCTATGACAAGGTCAATAACGGGGTTTACAAGGCAGGCTTTGCCACCGAACAGGAGCCCTATGAAGAGGCCGTTGTCCCCTTGTTCGAGACCCTTGATTGGCTGGAGGATCGCCTCTCACGAATGCGCTATCTGAATGGATCGGCACCAACGGAAGCAGACTGGCGGCTGTTGACCACCCTGTTCCGCTTCGACCCGGTCTATGTGGGGCATTTCAAATGCAATCTCAGAACGATCGGTTCCTATCCGAACCTGTCCAACTATGTGCGCGATCTGCATCAGGTGCCGGGCGTTGCGGACACTGTGCGGATGGATCACATCAAGAATCATTATTATGCCAGCCATGATATGATCAATCCGACCCGCGTGGTCCCCATGGGGCCGGAGATCGACTATTCTGCCCCGCATGATCGGGCACGCTTTGATGATGCGCCTTAA
- a CDS encoding molybdopterin-dependent oxidoreductase has product MKYTAAHWGAYEIKGDQLHPFKDDPEPSRIGKGWVSAARDTNSRILRPAVRKGWLEGDKGDKRCDDVYVEISWEKAAKMVAGEVRRVADEYGNEAIFGGSYGWASAGRFHHSQSQLRRFLNLAGGSVTSTETYSHAAAEVLFPYITGLSQAQFQEQTTSWQNLIDHCTLLVGFGGISGRTGQVSSSGLSRHETESWLAAMKGRKINVSPQQSDMTDGEWLSIRPGTDVALMLALSHTLLVNGWHKEDFLNRCTSGWPKFRAYLLGEEDDLTKSADWAAPICDIPADKIIQLAKDMAANRTMVNVSFSLQRSDHGEQALWAGWALAAMIGQIGQPGGGFTFGYSGVSTVGRPTKVIRWPSLSQGKNPVKRSIPVARITDMLLNPGGEYFYKGEACQYPDIKLIFWSGGNPFHHHQDLHRLQKGWRKPQTVIVCDHSWTATARRADIVLPATSSLERTDIMMQKTDPSVIYMSAMFKPLGEAKNDFDIMRLLAAEMGVEEAFTEGRDADGWLEALWEKVQKRFERNDFEVPDFESFKAMGRFILPDHEDNDRVALADFVTDPDAHPLTSESGKLTLFNETIASYRLSDCPGHPSWMQPAESLIDAPEGALHLISGQSWTRLHSQNDRGAESLASKREGREICYLHPETAKERGIEDGSFVRLYNERGATLAAVSLTQGIRRDCISLPTGAWLDIAQVDGEALEVHGNPNVLTIDKGTSGLAQGNIAHTALVFVETWSKPLPPLTIDKPPRFLSA; this is encoded by the coding sequence ATGAAATATACCGCAGCGCATTGGGGTGCTTATGAGATTAAGGGCGACCAATTGCATCCATTCAAGGATGATCCAGAACCGTCCCGGATCGGCAAAGGCTGGGTCAGTGCGGCGCGCGATACCAACAGTCGCATCCTGCGTCCCGCCGTTCGAAAGGGCTGGCTTGAGGGTGACAAGGGCGACAAGCGCTGTGACGATGTTTATGTCGAGATTTCATGGGAAAAAGCCGCCAAGATGGTGGCCGGTGAAGTCCGGCGCGTCGCGGACGAATATGGCAATGAGGCGATCTTCGGTGGCTCCTATGGATGGGCCAGCGCGGGCCGCTTTCATCATTCCCAAAGCCAGCTGCGCCGTTTCCTCAATCTTGCTGGCGGGTCTGTCACCTCGACCGAAACCTATTCTCATGCCGCGGCTGAAGTTCTGTTTCCCTATATCACCGGATTGTCACAGGCCCAGTTTCAGGAACAGACCACCAGCTGGCAGAACCTGATCGACCATTGCACCTTGCTGGTCGGCTTCGGTGGTATTTCCGGCCGCACGGGGCAGGTGAGTTCCTCGGGCCTTTCCAGACATGAGACCGAAAGCTGGTTGGCTGCCATGAAAGGCCGCAAGATCAACGTCTCGCCGCAACAAAGCGACATGACCGATGGGGAATGGCTATCGATCCGTCCGGGCACCGATGTCGCGCTCATGCTGGCCTTGTCTCATACCTTGCTGGTCAATGGCTGGCACAAGGAAGACTTCCTCAATCGCTGCACCAGCGGCTGGCCCAAATTCCGCGCCTATTTGCTGGGCGAAGAGGATGATCTGACCAAAAGCGCCGACTGGGCAGCCCCGATCTGTGATATTCCTGCAGACAAAATCATCCAACTGGCCAAGGATATGGCCGCCAATCGCACCATGGTCAACGTTTCCTTCTCGCTGCAACGCTCTGACCATGGTGAACAGGCATTGTGGGCCGGATGGGCGCTGGCGGCGATGATCGGCCAGATCGGCCAGCCGGGCGGCGGCTTCACGTTTGGCTATTCTGGCGTCAGCACCGTCGGTCGACCGACCAAGGTCATTCGCTGGCCGTCCCTGTCACAGGGCAAGAACCCGGTCAAGCGGTCCATTCCCGTTGCCCGCATCACTGACATGCTGCTCAATCCGGGCGGCGAGTATTTCTACAAGGGCGAAGCCTGCCAATATCCAGATATCAAGCTGATTTTCTGGTCTGGTGGCAACCCGTTTCACCATCATCAGGATTTGCATCGCCTGCAAAAGGGTTGGAGAAAACCGCAAACTGTCATCGTCTGCGATCACAGCTGGACGGCAACAGCCCGTCGCGCGGATATTGTCTTGCCTGCCACCAGCTCGCTGGAACGCACCGACATCATGATGCAAAAAACCGATCCATCGGTCATTTATATGTCTGCGATGTTCAAGCCCCTTGGGGAAGCCAAAAATGATTTCGACATCATGCGGCTGCTTGCCGCTGAAATGGGCGTTGAGGAGGCCTTTACCGAGGGACGCGATGCCGATGGCTGGCTTGAGGCGCTGTGGGAAAAGGTCCAGAAGCGCTTTGAGAGGAACGATTTCGAGGTGCCGGACTTTGAAAGCTTCAAGGCGATGGGACGCTTCATCCTGCCTGACCACGAGGACAATGACCGCGTCGCCCTTGCCGATTTCGTCACGGATCCCGATGCCCATCCGCTCACCTCGGAAAGCGGCAAACTGACTTTGTTCAATGAGACAATTGCCAGCTATCGCCTGTCCGACTGTCCGGGCCATCCAAGCTGGATGCAGCCGGCCGAAAGTCTGATCGATGCTCCTGAAGGGGCCTTGCATCTCATCTCTGGTCAATCCTGGACTCGGCTTCACAGTCAGAATGATCGGGGTGCGGAGTCGTTAGCCAGCAAGCGTGAGGGGCGCGAAATCTGTTACCTCCACCCTGAAACCGCGAAAGAACGCGGCATTGAGGATGGCAGCTTTGTCCGCCTTTACAACGAGCGAGGCGCAACGCTCGCCGCTGTTTCCCTGACGCAAGGCATCCGCAGAGACTGCATTTCCCTGCCAACCGGAGCTTGGCTCGATATTGCCCAAGTGGATGGTGAAGCGCTGGAAGTGCATGGCAACCCAAATGTCCTGACCATCGATAAGGGCACATCCGGTCTGGCACAGGGCAACATTGCACACACCGCGTTGGTCTTTGTCGAAACGTGGTCCAAACCCCTGCCGCCGCTCACGATCGACAAGCCCCCGCGCTTTTTGAGTGCCTGA